A single genomic interval of Saccharomyces kudriavzevii IFO 1802 strain IFO1802 genome assembly, chromosome: 3 harbors:
- the DLD3 gene encoding D-lactate dehydrogenase (similar to Saccharomyces cerevisiae DLD3 (YEL071W)) — MTVAHSVAQLTAEAYPKVKRNSDFKVLDPADLAYFHSILSNDEILNSQAPEELASFNQDWMKKYRGQSNLILLPKSTDKVSKIMKYCNDKKLAVVPQGGNTDLVGASVPVFDEIVLSLRNMNKVRDFDPVSGTFKCDAGVIMRDAHQFLHDHDHIFPLDLPSRNNCQVGGVVSTNAGGLNFLRYGSLHGNVLGLEVVLPNGEVISNIDALRKDNTGYDLKQLFIGAEGTIGVITGVSIVAAAKPKALNAVFFGIEDFDTVQKLFVKAKSELSEVLSAFEFMDRGSIECTIEYLKDLPFPLENQHNFYVLIETSGSNKRHDDEKLTAFLKSTIDSKLISEGMMAKDKADYDRLWTWRKSVPTACNSYGGMYKYDMSLKLKDLYSVSAAVTERLNAAGLIGDAPKPVVKSCGYGHVGDGNIHLNIAVREFTKQIENLLEPFVYEYIASKKGSISAEHGIGFHKRGKLHYTRSDIEIRFMKDIKRHYDPNGIMNPYKYI, encoded by the coding sequence ATGACGGTTGCACATTCTGTTGCTCAGTTAACTGCTGAGGCATACCCCAAAGTCAAGAGAAACTCAGATTTTAAAGTTCTCGATCCAGCAGATTTAGCgtattttcattcaattttgtCCAATGATGAAATCTTAAACTCTCAAGCCCCTGAAGAGCTTGCTTCCTTCAACCAGGATTGGATGAAAAAGTATAGAGGCCAGTCCAATTTAATTCTCTTGCCAAAGTCCACTGACAAAGTGTCCAAGATTATGAAATACTGTAACGATAAAAAACTGGCAGTGGTACCACAAGGTGGTAACACCGATTTAGTTGGGGCCTCTGTTCCGgtatttgatgaaattgttCTTTCTCTGAGAAATATGAACAAAGTCAGGGACTTTGATCCGGTTAGCGGGACTTTCAAATGTGACGCAGGTGTGATTATGCGTGATGCGCATCAATTTTTACACGATCACGACCATATCTTCCCATTGGATCTGCCTTCGAGAAACAACTGCCAAGTTGGTGGCGTGGTCTCGACAAATGCAGGTGGTTTGAACTTTTTAAGATATGGCTCGCTTCACGGTAATGTTTTGGGTTTGGAGGTAGTGTTACCCAACGGTGAGGTTATTAGCAATATCGACGCCTTGAGGAAGGACAATACTGGTTATGACTTGAAACAATTATTCATCGGTGCAGAGGGCACTATCGGTGTCATTACTGGTGTATCTATAGTTGCAGCAGCAAAACCAAAAGCTTTGAACGCCgtattttttggtattgAGGATTTTGACACcgttcaaaaattatttgtCAAGGCCAAAAGTGAATTATCTGAAGTTTTATCTGCTTTTGAATTCATGGACCGTGGTTCCATTGAATGTACGatagaatatttgaaagatcTGCCTTTCCCTCTGGAGAACCAACACAACTTTTATGTTCTTATTGAGACTTCAGGCTCCAACAAAAGacatgatgatgaaaagcTGACTGCTTTCCTCAAAAGCACGATAGATTCCAAATTGATTTCGGAGGGTATGATGGCGAAGGACAAAGCTGATTATGATAGACTTTGGACTTGGAGGAAATCTGTCCCAACTGCTTGTAATTCTTACGGTGGTATGTACAAGTATGACATGTCACTTAAATTGAAAGATCTATACTCCGTATCTGCAGCTGTGACGGAGAGGTTGAATGCTGCTGGCTTAATTGGTGACGCACCAAAACCAGTTGTTAAATCATGTGGTTATGGTCATGTCGGTGACGGGAACATCCATTTAAATATTGCGGTAAGAGAATTTACAAAACAGATTGAGAACTTACTGGAACCATTCGTTTATGAATATATCGCATCAAAGAAAGGTTCCATCAGTGCTGAACATGGGATTGGTTTCCATAAGAGAGGCAAATTACACTACACCAGAAGTGATATTGAGATAAGATTCATGAAGGATATTAAACGTCACTACGATCCAAATGGAATCATGAACCCATATAAGTACATTTGA
- the SKDI03G1550 gene encoding carbonyl reductase (NADPH-dependent), whose translation MSATVLISGASGFIALHIVSQLLKQNYKVIGTVRSNEKRAKLLRQFQHNPNLFLEIVPDISQSNAFENVFERHGHEIRYVLHTSSPFYYDTTEYENDLLIPALEGTKNILNSIKRYAADTVKRVVVTSSCTAIITLAKTSDPSVVFTEQSWNEATWENCQVDGINAYFASKKFAEKAAWDFARENAGHIRFKLTTVNPSLVFGPQLFDEDVCEHLNTSCEIINGLIHAPANGTPSDLHSIFTDVRDVAQAHLYAFQREDTAGKRLVVSNGKFGDQDILDILNKDFPQLNGVIPLGKPGTGDQVTSPGATTDNSVTRELLGFEFKSLHQTVHDTAVQILRKENRQ comes from the coding sequence ATGTCTGCTACAGTTTTGATTTCTGGGGCCTCAGGTTTTATCGCTTTGCATATTGTGTCACAACTGCTGAAACAAAATTATAAGGTTATCGGAACTGTGAGATCCAACGAGAAAAGGGCAAAACTGCTAAGACAATTTCAGCACAACCCTAAtttattcttggaaattgTTCCTGATATTTCTCAGTCAAATGCCTTCGAGAATGTCTTTGAGAGACATGGCCATGAAATTAGGTATGTTTTACACACTTCTTCTCCCTTTTATTATGATACCACCgaatatgaaaatgacCTCTTAATTCCTGCATTAGAGGGCACAAAAAATATCCTGAATTCTATTAAGAGATACGCAGCTGATACTGTGAAACGCGTCGTTGTAACTTCGTCTTGTACCGCTATAATAACTCTTGCCAAGACTAGCGATCCTAGTGTAGTATTTACAGAGCAGAGTTGGAATGAGGCCACATGGGAGAACTGCCAAGTTGATGGGATAAATGCTTATTTTGCTTCTAAGAAATTTGCTGAAAAGGCTGCCTGGGACTTCGCAAGAGAGAATGCAGGCCATATTAGGTTCAAATTGACAACTGTCAACCCCTCTCTTGTTTTTGGACCCCAGCTTTTTGACGAGGACGTCTGCGAACACTTAAACACCTCTTGCGAGATAATTAACGGCTTGATTCACGCTCCAGCAAACGGCACCCCTTCTGATCTTCATTCCATTTTTACTGATGTAAGGGATGTGGCTCAAGCACATCTGTATGCTTTCCAGAGAGAAGACACCGCTGGTAAAAGACTAGTCGTGAGTAACGGTAAATTTGGGGACCAAGATATCCTGGATATTCTAAACAAAGATTTTCCGCAATTAAACGGCGTCATTCCTTTAGGTAAGCCTGGAACAGGTGACCAGGTCACTAGCCCTGGTGCAACTACTGACAATAGTGTAACGAGGGAACTACTTGgctttgaattcaaaagTTTACACCAAACTGTCCACGATACTGCTGTACAAATTTTGAGGAAGGAAAACAGGCAATAA